A single window of Saccharomyces kudriavzevii IFO 1802 strain IFO1802 genome assembly, chromosome: 16 DNA harbors:
- the RPS9A gene encoding 40S ribosomal protein uS4 (similar to Saccharomyces cerevisiae RPS9A (YPL081W) and RPS9B (YBR189W); ancestral locus Anc_8.554): MPRAPRTYSKTYSTPKRPYESSRLDAELKLAGEFGLKNKKEIYRISFQLSKIRRAARDLLTRDEKDPKRLFEGNALIRRLVRIGVLSEDKKKLDYVLALKIEDFLERRLQTQVYKLGLAKSVHHARVLITQRHIAVGKQIVNIPSFMVRLDSEKHVDFAPTSPFGGARPGRVARRNAARKAESSGEAAEEADEE; this comes from the exons ATGCCAA GAGCCCCAAGAACGTACTCCAAGACTTACTCTACCCCAAAGAGACCTTATGAATCTTCTCGTTTGGACGCTGAATTGAAGTTGGCAGGTGAGTTCggtttgaaaaacaaaaaggaaatctacagaatttctttccaattgTCCAAGATTCGTCGTGCAGCCAGAGATTTATTGACTAGAGATGAAAAGGACCCAAAAAGATTGTTCGAAGGTAACGCCTTGATCAGAAGATTGGTTAGAATTGGTGTCTTGTCCGAggacaagaagaagttaGATTATGTTTTGGCTTTGAAGATCGAAGatttcttggaaagaaGATTGCAAACTCAAGTCTACAAGTTAGGTTTGGCCAAGTCTGTTCACCACGCCAGAGTCTTGATCACTCAAAGACACATTGCTGTTGGTAAGCAAATTGTCAATATCCCATCTTTCATGGTCAGATTGGACTCTGAAAAGCACGTTGATTTTGCCCCAACCTCTCCATTCGGTGGTGCTAGACCAGGTAGAGTGGCCAGAAGAAACGCGGCTAGAAAGGCCGAATCTTCTGGTGAAGCAGCTGAAGAAGCTGACGAAGAATAA
- the SEN54 gene encoding tRNA splicing endonuclease subunit SEN54 (similar to Saccharomyces cerevisiae SEN54 (YPL083C); ancestral locus Anc_8.559), translated as MQSIGKENGQKNIPDREVVVVEEEEEEQEELNQDWSQVASLVNKNAALSLPKKGEKDYEPDGTDLQELLLYKAKKAMFDTISDSIRGTTIKSQVKGYYVPHRHQAILPKPKGSFMQTMGRADRYGEYWLEFHEFVYLAERGTIIPYYKLEVNSSGESLDHDIEILLSMEDLYSLFSTQQEMDQYFVFAHLKRLGFILKLCGQDTGVKTSFYPARKQQNSLQMLTSRLLSLFKIQEISLFSGFFYCKWNFFFRKYTTSPQIYQNLNRLICSVAVPKTKYELWNAKNGGEVNHKKQHLPLTFDVWKPHANFKKKNPGLPDFQILVFNKNDDLQHFPTYEELRSIFTSLDYKFEFLNRVDDDFDWDANSYVEGIARSEYNLKTSTRSHTEKKASALKTKSNTQKKTKQPCTKKRPRTYPPHIQQNRRLKAGYRSFILAIMDNGLISFVKMSEADFGSENVWYTPNSQNKPVRKLKGGKA; from the coding sequence ATGCAGTCAATcggaaaggaaaatggtCAGAAGAACATACCTGACCGAGAGGTAGTAGTagtggaagaagaagaagaagaacaagaagagcTAAATCAAGACTGGTCGCAGGTTGCATCTCTTGTTAATAAAAATGCTGCTCTTTCGCTTCCAAAAAAAGGCGAAAAAGACTACGAACCAGACGGGACTGACCTACAAGAACTGCTTCTTTACaaggcaaaaaaagcaatgtTTGATACTATATCGGACTCGATAAGAGGTACCACTATAAAATCTCAAGTGAAAGGGTACTATGTACCACATAGACATCAAGCAATTTTACCGAAACCGAAAGGTAGTTTCATGCAAACAATGGGAAGGGCTGATAGATATGGCGAATACTGGCTTGAGTTTCACGAATTTGTCTATCTGGCAGAGAGGGGTACCATCATTCCTTATTATAAATTAGAAGTCAACTCTAGCGGTGAGAGTTTAGACCATGACATTGAAATATTACTTAGTATGGAGGACTTatattcattattttcaacaCAGCAAGAGATGGACCAATATTTTGTGTTTGCTCATTTAAAAAGATTAGGTTTTATACTAAAACTGTGCGGTCAAGATACGGGTGTCAAGACGTCCTTTTACCCAGCACGGAAACAACAAAATAGTTTGCAAATGCTGACTTCGAGATTACTTTCACTGTTCAAAATACAAGAAATATCACTTTTCAGTgggtttttttattgtaagtggaatttttttttccgcaAGTATACTACATCACCCCAGATATATCAGAACTTAAATAGACTCATTTGTTCCGTGGCTGTGCCAAAAACAAAGTATGAACTATGGAATGCAAAAAATGGCGGAGAGGTTAATCATAAAAAACAACACCTTCCGCTGACTTTTGATGTATGGAAACCACATGctaatttcaagaaaaaaaatcctggCCTCCCtgattttcaaatacttgttttcaacaaaaacgATGATCTCCAGCATTTTCCTACGTATGAAGAACTACGATCCATATTTACTTCCCTCGATTATAAGTTTGAGTTTTTGAATAGAGTCGATGATGATTTCGATTGGGACGCAAACTCTTATGTTGAAGGTATCGCACGAAGTGAATATAACCTCAAGACTAGCACGAGATCTCATACCGAGAAGAAGGCTTCGGCTTTAAAAACCAAATCTAATActcaaaaaaagacaaagcAACCTTGTACTAAAAAGAGACCAAGAACGTATCCACCTCATATACAGCAAAACCGTAGATTAAAAGCAGGATATCGGAGTTTCATTCTCGCGATTATGGATAACGGGTTGATCTCTTTCGTGAAAATGTCTGAAGCTGATTTTGGGTCTGAAAATGTTTGGTATACTCCCAACTCTCAAAATAAACCAGTTCGAAAATTGAAAGGTGGAAAAGcataa
- the BRO1 gene encoding Bro1p (similar to Saccharomyces cerevisiae BRO1 (YPL084W); ancestral locus Anc_8.560): MKPYLVELKLKDTEKLDWKKGLSSYLKKSYGSSQWKTFYDEKATTDLDHLRNNANGELAPPSLSEQNLRYYSFLEHLYLRLGSKGSRLKMDFTWYDAEYSSAQKGSKYTQHTLAFEKSCTLFNIAVIYTQIAKEKISDGYKSSIANLTRAFSCFEFLSENFLNSPSVDLQSENTRLLANVCHAEAQELFLLKLLNDQVSPKQYTLISKLARTTCNLYQKCHDFMEGTEEDPLTYGEPKWKTTITCKLHFYKSLSAYYHGLHMEEEHSIGEAIAFLNFSVQQLLSSLPFKTWLLEFIDFDGFKETLEKKQKELVKDNDYIYHENVPAVVQIDSIKALDAIKPPSWEKILEPYMESVADKCDALYKGIIPLDVYEKESIYSEEKATLLRKEIEETDTANLEYSSFIEFTNLSRLLSDLEKQFNSGNISSNKDTQGQLMRDQIQAWCKFIQTNEFRNIEEQMNKIVSKRKQILEILPALPSDQKENVTKLKSSLVAASNSDEKLFASVKPHIAEINLLNDSEKIRRKLDEFDRNMSAEPSLLDIDDTKNDNILDLLKQVKGHAEDLRTLKEERSRNLSELRDKINNDDITKLLILNKGKSEAELKKIFESELEKFEPLSTRIEATIYKQSSMIDAIKAKLDEIFHLSNFKNESSEEEELSKNRKIFFDRLQDAVKAFSVFASDLPKGIEFYNSLLNMSRDLIERVKIAKQNDISSTDPSALRLPPLDFKAPTVGVPPLLPQKDTAFPPLPRQGLDLDSSFQNLKVSSSNDLFQGPNIPPRTYKTSPYATTSTITGPPIPPKQSQGELYDMRRREAVENEERELQENPTSFYNRPSVFDESMYSKYSS, from the coding sequence ATGAAGCCTTATTTAGTTGAGTTAAAGCTAAAAGATACTGAGAAGTTGGACTGGAAAAAGGGTCTCTCTTCATATCTTAAGAAATCGTACGGCTCTTCCCAATGGAAAACATTCTACGATGAGAAGGCTACTACAGATCTCGATCATTTGAGGAACAACGCTAATGGAGAGCTAGCGCCACCTTCTTTGTCAGAGCAAAACCTAAGATACTATTCCTTTCTGGAACATCTTTACCTTCGCCTGGGAAGCAAAGGATCAAGGTTGAAAATGGATTTTACCTGGTATGATGCAGAATATTCATCAGCGCAGAAAGGTTCAAAATATACGCAACATACTTTGGCATTCGAGAAGTCTTGCACTTTGTTTAACATCGCCGTAATTTATACCCAAATAGCCAAGGAGAAGATCAGTGATGGTTATAAAAGCTCAATTGCGAATTTGACGAGGGctttttcctgttttgAGTTCCTATCagagaattttttgaattcgcCGTCTGTTGATCTTCAGTCTGAGAATACTAGGCTTTTGGCTAATGTATGCCACGCAGAAGCCCAAGAACTATTCCTTTTAAAACTGCTCAATGACCAAGTATCGCCAAAGCAATATACATTAATCAGCAAACTTGCTCGAACTACCTGTAAtctttaccaaaaatgtCACGATTTCATGGAGGGCACAGAAGAAGATCCTCTCACTTATGGTGAACCCAAATGGAAGACAACCATCACTTGCAAACTACATTTCTATAAATCGCTGAGCGCATATTACCATGGTTTGCAtatggaagaagaacatAGTATTGGTGAAGCGATTGcttttcttaatttttcCGTGCAACAACTGCTTTCATCTCTTCCTTTCAAAACGTGGTTATTGGAATTTATTGACTTTGATGGGTTCAAGGAAActttagaaaagaaacaaaaagagcTAGTGAAAGATAAtgattatatatatcatGAAAATGTTCCAGCAGTCGTACAAATTGATTCTATCAAAGCTCTTGATGCAATCAAGCCTCCATCATGGGAGAAAATATTGGAGCCATATATGGAGAGTGTTGCCGATAAATGCGACGCTTTGTATAAGGGTATTATACCCCTAGATGTCtacgaaaaggaaagcaTTTattctgaagaaaaggctACCTTATTaagaaaggaaattgaGGAGACTGATACAGCAAATTTGGAATACTCTTccttcattgaattcaCAAATTTGTCTAGGCTTTTGAGTGATCTTGAGAAACAATTCAACAGCGGAAATATTTCCTCAAATAAGGATACTCAAGGGCAATTGATGAGGGATCAAATTCAGGCGTGGTGTAAATTTATCCAAACAAATGAATTCAGGAATATAGAAGAGCAAATGAACAAAATTGTTTCCAAGAGGAAacaaattttggaaatccTGCCTGCTCTCCCCAGtgatcaaaaagaaaatgtaaCAAAACTGAAATCCTCTTTAGTAGCAGCTTCCAACtcagatgaaaaattatttgcAAGCGTAAAACCGCATATCGCAGAgataaatttattgaatgatAGTGAGAAGATACGGAGGAAGCTTGACGAATTTGATCGCAATATGTCTGCAGAGCCTAGTCTACTTGATATCGATGACaccaaaaatgataatattttagACTTATTGAAACAGGTGAAGGGCCATGCAGAAGATTTAAGAACATTGAAGGAGGAACGCTCAAGAAATCTGTCAGAACTGAGAGACAAAATCAACAACGACGATATCACTAAATTattaattttgaataaaggaaaatctGAGGCAGAACTCAAAAAGATATTCGAATCAGAACTGGAAAAGTTTGAGCCTCTAAGTACGAGAATAGAAGCAACGATTTATAAGCAGTCTTCAATGATTGATGCAATCAAAGCTAAGCTAGATGAAATATTTCATCTCTCAAATTTTAAGAACGAATCTtctgaggaagaagaactttcaaagaaccgtaagattttctttgatagGTTACAAGACGCGGTAAAAGCATTTAGCGTTTTTGCATCTGATTTACCGAAAGGAATAGAATTTTACAATTCATTACTCAACATGAGTAGAGACTTGATTGAAAGAGTGAAAATTGCTAAGCAGAATGATATCTCCTCGACAGATCCTAGTGCGCTACGCCTCCCTCCACTTGACTTCAAGGCGCCTACTGTGGGGGTTCCTCCTTTACTACCTCAAAAAGATACAGCTTTTCCACCTCTACCTCGACAGGGCCTCGATTTGGACTctagttttcaaaatctcaaAGTAAGTTCCAGCAACGACTTATTTCAAGGACCCAATATCCCACCAAGAACCTATAAAACTTCGCCTTATGCCACAACGTCTACTATTACAGGTCCTCCAATACCACCAAAGCAATCGCAGGGGGAGCTTTATGATATGAGGAGACGTGAAGCggttgaaaatgaagagcGTGAATTGCAAGAGAATCCGACTTCCTTCTACAATAGACCTTCTGTTTTTGATGAGAGTATGTACTCTAAATACAGCAGTTAG
- the RPL21B gene encoding 60S ribosomal protein eL21 (similar to Saccharomyces cerevisiae RPL21A (YBR191W) and RPL21B (YPL079W); ancestral locus Anc_8.553), with the protein MGKSHGYRSRTRYMFQRDFRKHGAVHLSTYLKIYKVGDIVDIKANGSIQKGMPHKFYQGKTGVVYNVTKSSVGIIINKMVGNRYLEKRLNLRVEHIKHSKCRQEFLERVKANAAKRAEAKAQGIAVQLKRQPAQPRESRIVSTEGNVPQTLAPVPYETFI; encoded by the exons ATGGGTAAATC ACATGGTTACAGATCTCGTACACGTTACATGTTCCAACGTGACTTCAGAAAGCATGGTGCCGTTCATTTGTCCACCTACTTGAAGATCTACAAGGTTGGTGACATTGTCGACATCAAGGCCAATGGTTCTATCCAAAAGGGTATGCCACACAAGTTTTACCAAGGTAAGACCGGTGTTGTCTACAACGTCACTAAGTCTTCTGTTGGtataattatcaacaagaTGGTTGGTAACAGATACTTAGAAAAGAGATTGAACTTGAGAGTTGAACACATTAAGCACTCCAAGTGTAGACAAGagtttttggaaagagTTAAGGCCAACGCCGCTAAGCGTGCTGAGGCAAAGGCTCAAGGTATTGCTGTCCAATTGAAGAGACAGCCAGCTCAACCAAGAGAATCCCGTATTGTTTCTACTGAAGGTAATGTTCCTCAAACTTTGGCTCCAGTTCCATACGAAACCTTCATTTAA
- the MOT1 gene encoding DNA-binding ATPase (similar to Saccharomyces cerevisiae MOT1 (YPL082C); ancestral locus Anc_8.555) yields the protein MTSRISRLDRQVILIETGSTQVVRNMAADQMGDLAKQHPEDILSLLSRVYPFLLVKKWETRVTAARAVGGIVAHAPSWDPNDSDLIRRTNEGSPLNNAQVKLEHEMQIKLEEATQNDQLDLLQEDQHLNSLSDWKLNEILKSGKVLLASSINDYNVLGRADDNIRKQVKLDDIKQEVSMSSSYDKANENKANANKKSARMLAMARRKKKMSAKNTPKHPVDITESSVSKTLLNEKNMTGTAASSSTSPTSNQLNPQLEITEQANENKLMIESTVRPLLEQHEIVAGLVWQFQGIYELLLHDLMSENWEIRHGAALGLRELVKKHAIGVSRVRGKTRDENNLRNSKSLEDLASRLLTVFALDRFGDYVYDTVVAPVRESIAQTLAALLIHLDNDLSIRIFSCLEQLVLQDPLETGLPNKIWEATHGGLLGIRYFVSIKTDFLFAHDLLENVVRIVLYGLNQTDDDVQSVAASILTPITGEFVKLSTSSIEILVTTIWSLLARLDDDISSSVGSIMDLLAKLCYHQQVLDILKNKALEHPSEWSFKSLVPKLYPFLRHSISSVRKAVLNLLIAFLSIKDDSTKNWLNGKVFRLVFQNILLEQNPELLQLSFDVYTALLEHYKVKHTEKTLDHVFSKHLQPILHLLNTPVGEKGKNYAMESQYILKPSQHYQLHPEKKRSISEATIDSDIPIPKTSEHINIDAPMIAGDITLLGLNVILNTRIMGAKAFALTLSMFQDSTLQSFFTNVLVRCLELPFSTPRILAGIIVTQFCSSWLQKRPNEERLPSFVSELFSPVMNEQLVNRDEFPVFRELVPSLKALRTQCQSLLATFVDVGMLPQYKLPNVAIVVQGETEAGPHAFGIETAEKVYGEYYDKMFKSMNNSYKLLAKKPLEDSKHRVLMAIDAAKESAKLRTGSILANYASSILLFDGLPPKLNPIIRSLMDSVKEERNEKLQTMAGESVVHLIQQLLENNKSNVSGKIVKNLCGFLCVDTLEVPDFSVNAEFRENILTLIKESNSIAAQDDTNLTKMSEEAQLKRKGGLITLKTLFEVLGPSILQKIPQLKSILFDSLSSNGDVEIDKTGEEQGQKIVDSFGILRALFPFMSASLRSDEVFTRFPILLTFLRSSLSVFRYSAARTFADLAKISSVEVMAYTIREILPLMNSAGSLSDRQGSTELIYHLSLSMETDVLPYVIFLIVPLLGRMSDSNEDVRNLATTTFASIIKLVPLEAGIADPKGLPEELVASRERERDFIQQMMDPSKAKPFKLPIAIKATLRKYQQDGVNWLAFLNKYHLHGILCDDMGLGKTLQTICIIASDQYLRKEDYEKTRSVESRPLPSLIICPPSLTGHWENEFDQYAPFLKVVVYAGGPTVRSGLRPQLESADIIVTSYDVARNDLAVLNKTEYNYCVLDEGHIIKNSQSKLAKAVKEITANHRLILTGTPIQNNVLELWSLFDFLMPGFLGTEKMFQERFAKPIAASRNSKTSSKEQEAGVLALEALHKQVLPFMLRRLKEDVLSDLPPKIIQDYYCELGDLQKQLYMDFAKKQKNVVEKDIENPEVADGKQHIFQALQYMRKLCNHPALVLSPNHPQLGDVQDYLKQTGLDLHDIINAPKLSALRTLLFECGIGEEDMDKKTGQDQSFPIQNVISQHRALIFCQLKDMLDMVENDLFKKYMPSVTYMRLDGSVDPRDRQKVVRKFNEDPSIDCLLLTTKVGGLGLNLTGADTVIFVEHDWNPMNDLQAMDRAHRIGQKKVVNVYRIITKGTLEEKIMGLQKFKMNIASTVVNQQNSGLASMDTHQLLDLFDPDNVTSQENEEKSNTDSQTAKGMEDIANETGLTGKAKEALGELKELWDPSQYEEEYNLDTFIKTLR from the coding sequence ATGACGTCGCGGATTTCGAGACTGGACCGGCAGGTAATTTTAATAGAGACCGGTTCAACTCAAGTGGTTCGGAATATGGCCGCTGACCAAATGGGTGACTTGGCCAAACAACATCCAGAAGACATTCTTTCGCTGTTGTCCAGGGTTTACCCTTTTTTGCTAgtcaaaaaatgggaaaCACGTGTCACTGCGGCAAGGGCTGTAGGCGGCATAGTTGCCCACGCCCCTTCGTGGGACCCAAATGACTCTGATTTGATACGAAGGACAAATGAGGGCTCTCCCTTAAACAATGCTCAGGTGAAGCTGGAACATGAAATGCAAATAAAATTGGAGGAAGCCACACAAAACGATCAGTTGGATCTTTTACAAGAGGACCAACATCTAAATTCTTTATCTGATTGGAAATTGAacgaaattttgaaatcagGTAAAGTGCTTCTGGCATCCAGTATAAATGATTATAACGTACTTGGTCGGGCAGATGATAACATAAGGAAACAAGTCAAGCTTGACGATATAAAGCAAGAAGTATCTATGTCCAGTTCATATGATAAGGCAAATGAGAATAAGGCCAATGCCAATAAGAAATCGGCAAGAATGCTTGCCATGGCAAGgcgaaagaagaaaatgagtGCTAAAAATACTCCTAAACATCCTGTAGATATAACGGAAAGTTCGGTTTCCAAGACTTTattaaatgaaaagaatatgacTGGCACCGCAGCATCTTCGTCTACTTCCCCCACCAGTAATCAACTAAATCCTCAACTGGAAATTACTGAACAAgctaatgaaaacaaattgaTGATAGAATCCACTGTGAGACCTTTATTAGAACAGCATGAAATTGTTGCGGGTCTTGTTTGGCAGTTTCAAGGTATTTATGAACTACTTTTGCATGATTTAATGAGCGAAAACTGGGAAATAAGGCATGGGGCCGCGCTGGGTCTTCGAGAGCTGGTAAAAAAACATGCTATTGGAGTAAGTAGAGTTAGAGGGAAGACTAGGGACGAAAATAACTTGAGAAATTCGAAAAGCTTAGAAGACTTGGCGTCGCGTCTGCTTACAGTGTTTGCATTAGATAGATTCGGTGATTATGTCTATGACACTGTTGTAGCTCCCGTACGAGAGTCAATCGCTCAAACTCTAGCAGCATTATTAATCCATCTAGACAATGATTTATCTATTAGAATCTTCAGCTGTTTGGAACAGTTGGTTCTACAGGATCCACTAGAGACAGGCCTACCAAATAAAATATGGGAAGCCACTCATGGGGGACTCTTAGGGATTCGTTATTTTGTTAGCATAAAAACCGATTTCTTATTTGCCCATGATCTACTGGAAAATGTCGTCCGAATAGTACTATATGGTTTAAATCAAACCGATGATGACGTACAAAGTGTAGCCGCTTCAATTCTAACTCCGATAACGGGCGAGTTTGTCAAATTAAGTACGTCCTCCATTGAAATATTGGTAACCACTATATGGTCTTTATTGGCCCGTTTAGATGACGATATATCCTCTAGTGTAGGTTCTATTATGGATCTTTTAGCCAAGTTGTGCTACCATCAACAAGTTTTggacattttgaaaaataaagccCTTGAGCACCCTTCAGAATGGTCATTTAAATCATTAGTGCCGAAGTTGTACCCCTTTTTGCGTCactcaatttcttcagtaAGGAAAGCGGTATTGAATTTATTAATAgcatttttatcaattaaGGATGATTCCACCAAGAACTGGCTCAACGGCAAAGTGTTCCGTCTagtatttcaaaatattttactTGAACAAAATCCGGAACTACTGCAATTATCGTTCGACGTTTATACCGCTTTGTTGGAGCACTATAAAGTCAAGCACACCGAGAAGACTTTGGATCATGTCTTCAGCAAGCACTTACAGCCAATATTACACCTATTGAATACTCCAGTGGGTGAAAAGGGTAAGAATTATGCAATGGAATCACAATACATTTTGAAACCATCTCAACACTATCAATTACATccagaaaagaaacgttCTATCTCTGAAGCCACAATTGATTCAGACATCCCAATACCAAAGACCAGTGAGCACATTAATATAGATGCGCCAATGATTGCTGGTGATATAACCTTGTTAGGGCTGAACGTAATTCTTAACACTAGAATAATGGGGGCCAAGGCATTTGCATTGACATTATCAATGTTCCAAGATTCCACtcttcaatctttttttacaaATGTTTTGGTTCGTTGCTTAGAATTACCATTCTCAACTCCGCGTATACTGGCAGGTATCATTGTTACGCAATTCTGTTCCTCTTGGTTACAAAAGCGTCCGAATGAGGAAAGACTACCATCCTTTGTATCAGAGCTCTTTAGCCCAGTAATGAATGAACAATTAGTAAATCGTGACGAATTTCCTGTCTTTAGGGAGCTAGTTCCAAGTTTAAAGGCTTTGAGGACTCAATGCCAAAGTTTACTAGCTACCTTCGTAGATGTGGGTATGCTACCCCAGTACAAGCTACCGAATGTAGCAATTGTGGTTCAAGGTGAAACAGAAGCTGGTCCGCACGCATTCGGTATAGAAACTGCAGAAAAAGTGTACGGTGAATACTATGATAAAATGTTCAAATCCATGAATAACTCTTATAAGCTTTTGGCCAAGAAACCGCTAGAAGACTCTAAACATCGCGTGCTGATGGCTATTGATGCAGCTAAGGAGTCTGCCAAGCTTCGCACAGGTAGTATCCTGGCAAATTATGCATCGTCAATATTGTTATTTGATGGACTCCCTCCAAAACTAAACCCCATTATCAGGTCATTAATGGACAGtgtcaaagaagaaagaaatgaaaagttACAAACAATGGCCGGAGAATCCGTTGTACATTTGATCCAACAATTGTTagagaataataaaagCAACGTTTCTGGTAAAATCGTAAAAAATTTATGCGGATTTTTATGTGTAGATACTTTAGAAGTACCCGACTTCTCTGTAAATGCAGAATTCCGAGAAAACATTTTGACCTTGATAAAGGAGTCTAATTCAATTGCCGCCCAAGATGATACCAACTTGACGAAAATGTCAGAAGAGGCCCAGCTAAAGAGAAAAGGTGGTTTGATCACCTTGAAAACACTATTCGAAGTTCTTGGGCCTTCCATATTACAGAAAATACCTCAGTTGAAATCTATTCTATTCGATTCATTATCTAGTAATGGAGACGTGGAGATAGATAAAACTGGTGAGGAACAAGGTCAAAAAATAGTGGACTCATTCGGCATATTGAGGGCCCTATTTCCATTCATGTCTGCTTCTTTACGTTCAGATGAGGTTTTCACTCGTTTCCCTATCTTATTAACATTCTTAAGATCGAGTTTATCTGTTTTTCGTTATTCAGCTGCAAGAACATTTGCTGATCTGgccaaaatttcttctgtAGAGGTAATGGCTTACACCATTCGCGAGATCTTACCTTTAATGAATAGTGCTGGTTCTCTATCCGATCGTCAAGGATCCACCGAACTTATTTACCACTTGTCACTTTCCATGGAGACCGATGTTTTACCTTATGTAATCTTCCTAATAGTGCCACTTTTGGGTCGCATGAGCGATTCGAACGAAGATGTGAGAAATTTGGCCACGACAACATTTGCTTCCATTATTAAGTTAGTTCCTCTCGAAGCTGGTATTGCTGATCCAAAAGGGTTACCAGAAGAACTAGTTGCTAGCAGAGAACGGGAACGGGATTTCATTCAACAAATGATGGATCCATCCAAAGCTAAACCCTTTAAATTGCCTATCGCTATAAAAGCTACCTtgagaaaatatcaacaaGACGGTGTCAACTGGTTGGCCTTCCTAAACAAGTATCATTTACATGGAATATTATGTGACGATATGGGTTTAGGTAAAACGTTACAAACAATCTGCATTATCGCGAGCGATCAGTACTTAAGGAAGGAAGATTATGAAAAAACGCGTTCTGTCGAAAGCAGACCATTGCCTTCTCTCATAATCTGTCCTCCATCCTTGACCGGTCACTgggaaaatgaatttgacCAATATGCGCCCTTTTTAAAGGTTGTTGTTTATGCTGGTGGTCCCACTGTGAGATCGGGTTTAAGGCCACAATTGGAAAGCGCCGATATTATTGTGACATCATATGATGTCGCTAGGAATGACCTCGCAGTTTTAAACAAAACAGAATATAACTATTGTGTTTTGGACGAAGGTCATATAATCAAGAACTCTCAATCAAAACTTGCCAAGGctgtcaaagaaattacaGCAAACCATAGATTGATTTTAACTGGTACTccaattcaaaataatgTCCTAGAATTGTGGTCTTTGTTCGATTTCTTGATGCCAGGATTCTTAGGAACGGAAAAGatgtttcaagaaagatttGCTAAGCCGATTGCTGCGTCAAGAAACAGTAAAACATCATCTAAGGAACAAGAAGCTGGTGTGCTAGCTTTAGAGGCATTGCATAAGCAAGTTTTACCTTTCATGCTGAGAAGATTGAAAGAAGATGTCTTGTCTGATTTACCCCCTAAAATAATTCAGGATTACTACTGTGAACTGGGCGACTTACAAAAACAATTATACATGGATTTTGctaaaaagcaaaagaatgtggttgaaaaagatattgaaaaccCTGAGGTTGCCGATGGTAAACAACATATATTCCAGGCTTTACAATATATGAGAAAACTATGTAATCACCCGGCTTTGGTTCTTTCGCCAAATCATCCACAATTAGGCGATGTTCAAGACTATCTAAAGCAAACTGGTCTAGATTTACATGATATTATCAATGCTCCGAAACTTAGCGCATTAAGGACATTGCTCTTTGAGTGTGGTATAGGTGAAGAAGACATGGACAAAAAAACAGGTCAAGATCAAAGTTTCCCTATACAAAATGTCATCTCACAACACAGGGCCTTAATTTTCTGCCAGCTAAAAGATATGTTAGACATGGTTGAAAATGATCTATTCAAAAAGTATATGCCCTCTGTAACGTATATGAGGCTAGATGGAAGTGTGGACCCGAGAGACAGACAAAAAGTCGTTCGGAAATTTAATGAGGATCCCTCTATTGATTGCTTATTGTTGACTACCAAGGTGGGTGGGCTCGGCCTAAATTTGACAGGTGCAGACACCGTTATTTTTGTAGAGCATGACTGGAACCCGATGAACGATTTGCAAGCAATGGATAGAGCCCATAGAAttggtcaaaaaaaagtggtAAATGTCTACAGAATTATTACCAAAGGCacacttgaagaaaaaatcatggGTCTGCagaaattcaagatgaaCATCGCTTCTACCGTTGTTAACCAGCAAAATAGTGGGTTAGCATCCATGGACACCCATCAGTTGCTTGATCTTTTCGATCCCGATAACGTCACttctcaagaaaatgaagaaaagagtaACACTGATTCGCAAACAGCCAAAGGAATGGAAGATATTGCTAATGAAACAGGCTTAACTGGTAAAGCCAAAGAAGCCCTTGGCGAATTGAAGGAGCTATGGGACCCATCTCAGTACGAGGAAGAGTATAATTTAGATACTTTCATCAAGACTTTacgataa